In the bacterium genome, CCTAATCTCTGTTGAAATTCTCTGAGCGGCCCCCTCATATTTTAAGCCACCTTCTTCTCAAGAGATGGCAATTTTGTTTTTAAGAGTCTGGATGAGAAAAGGTATCCTTTTGAATCATTTTTCTGCCTCTATTAAAACCCTACCACTGCCCATCTGAGAACCATTGAATCATTTCTCCAACATTTTACATTCCCAGTTATATCTCTTATTCCAGAGAGAGTGCTTTCAATCACATTAGTTGTCTGTAGAGATTGGCGAAGCCTCTTTGGAAGTATAAGTTCAATTACCGTAAAAGTCTCCTCTAATCCTTCACGAAGACTTGTATCCGCTCCCGGGTAATCTTGCTCAAGACGCAAAGCAAGATTGCTAATAATTTTCTTTGCTGTATCCAAACTCTCACTTTGATAAGATTAACGCATACTCATCTCTACAGAGATCTGTAAGCCTTTTGGCAGATGACTCTTTACATTCTCTATTTTATGGCGTTGGCATTTCTGAATACGAACATCACCAAAAGATTCTCTCACTGCTTTATAGAGTGCCTTGGAACCATCAATTACTACAAGAGTAAATTCTTTATTCACCCTCACATCACGCTCAACCAGATTGTTATCAAGGACTGGACTACCTGGGCATTCTCTGGTGAACCTTCATATACTCCTAAAACATGCTTTATATCCTCTTTGATTCACTCCTACCGCTACAACAATAGTATGTTTCCCAAAGATAACTCCATCTATGTAGAGAATACAAATATCTAACTCTTTTAGTGGTCTGCTAAGCCATTCTATAAATCTTTTGGTAGTCATAGCTACAAAACAGCCACTTATGGTACTCTTACTTGTTGCCCTTGAAACTATTGAATGAATATTGGTCTCTAAAGAATCCCCATATCTTCTGGTACTTACCCTTATCAATATCTGATTTAGTACCCTCTCCTTAAGTGGGTCTTTATCTTTTAGATGTTCATAGGAAAGAAGAGAAAGTTCTTGTTTATTTTTTTCCCTTACTCGTGGCCTCTCTATTTGTACTTTTTGGCCTCCAAGGATTATCTCTCCTTTTGTATTACCCCAATGAAAGGCATTCCTAACTTCTTGGTGTTGATAACAAGGACCACATAAAGTATCTACATCCTCTTCAAAGAGAGCTCTTATAACCCGGAATCCTGAAGATATAGCTAACTCTAAAAACTCTGCCTTAACATCTATCGATATCTCTAATGGTATTTTTCTCTTTCCTCCTTCATAAACTTCTTGCAATTTCTTCTGG is a window encoding:
- a CDS encoding transposase, translating into MKNNTINQKKLQEVYEGGKRKIPLEISIDVKAEFLELAISSGFRVIRALFEEDVDTLCGPCYQHQEVRNAFHWGNTKGEIILGGQKVQIERPRVREKNKQELSLLSYEHLKDKDPLKERVLNQILIRVSTRRYGDSLETNIHSIVSRATSKSTISGCFVAMTTKRFIEWLSRPLKELDICILYIDGVIFGKHTIVVAVGVNQRGYKACFRSI